From Actinosynnema mirum DSM 43827, a single genomic window includes:
- the nirD gene encoding nitrite reductase small subunit NirD — MAPATPMAQVVPIAQVGPVAPVGPVVPVCDLSALQPERGVAALLPDGTQVAVFLTSDGGLHALGNVDPFSGAAVLSRGIVGDRGGVPVVISPLYKQAFELSTGRCLDDPAVVVESYPVSVVEGVVRVGAP, encoded by the coding sequence ATGGCTCCAGCTACGCCCATGGCCCAGGTGGTCCCGATTGCCCAGGTGGGCCCGGTTGCTCCGGTGGGCCCGGTGGTCCCGGTGTGCGACTTGAGCGCGTTGCAGCCCGAGCGCGGAGTCGCGGCGCTGCTGCCGGATGGGACGCAGGTCGCGGTGTTCCTCACCAGCGACGGGGGGTTGCACGCGCTGGGCAACGTGGACCCGTTCAGCGGGGCCGCGGTGCTGTCGCGGGGGATCGTCGGGGACCGGGGTGGGGTTCCGGTGGTGATCTCGCCGTTGTACAAGCAGGCTTTCGAGCTGAGCACCGGGAGGTGCTTGGACGACCCGGCGGTCGTGGTCGAGTCGTACCCGGTGAGCGTGGTGGAGGGTGTTGTGCGGGTGGGAGCGCCGTGA
- a CDS encoding uroporphyrinogen-III synthase, translating to MAGGGAAAAGPLAGFTVGVTAARRAEELVALLERKGAAVLHGPAIRIVPLHDDAKLLEATELVLARQVDAVVATTGIGFRGWVEAAEGWGLGDRLLTALGDGLLLARGPKARGAVRAAGLVEDWSPSSESNAELLEHLLGLGVAGKRIAVQLHGIPLPEFTGALREAGAEVVEVPVYRWTGPADPGPLERLLEGVLSGQVDAMTFTSAPAAASVLETARQMGRYEEVLAALRRVLVVCVGAIAAGPLVAVGVPVVQPGRARMGALAREVVVELPARAVRVPVEGREIELRGQGVLVDGELRPVAPAPMAVLRALVEARGRVVSRKELLAALPGGGEEHAVETAVGRLRTALGDPGVVATVVKRGYRLAVEPSRFECGGVAV from the coding sequence GTGGCGGGCGGGGGTGCTGCCGCTGCCGGGCCGCTCGCGGGGTTCACGGTGGGGGTCACCGCGGCTCGGCGGGCCGAGGAGCTGGTGGCGCTGCTGGAGCGGAAGGGCGCTGCGGTGCTGCACGGGCCCGCGATCCGGATCGTTCCGCTGCACGACGACGCGAAGTTGTTGGAGGCCACCGAGCTGGTGCTCGCCCGGCAGGTCGACGCGGTCGTGGCCACCACCGGGATCGGGTTCCGGGGGTGGGTCGAGGCCGCGGAGGGGTGGGGGCTCGGGGATCGGTTGTTGACGGCGCTCGGGGACGGGTTGCTGTTGGCGCGGGGGCCCAAGGCTCGGGGGGCTGTGCGGGCTGCCGGGCTGGTGGAGGACTGGTCGCCTTCCAGCGAGTCCAACGCCGAGCTTCTGGAGCATTTGTTGGGGTTGGGGGTGGCGGGGAAGCGGATCGCGGTGCAGTTGCACGGGATTCCGCTGCCGGAGTTCACCGGGGCGTTGCGGGAGGCCGGGGCCGAGGTGGTGGAGGTCCCGGTCTACCGGTGGACCGGGCCCGCTGACCCGGGGCCGTTGGAGCGGTTGTTGGAAGGGGTGCTGTCGGGGCAGGTGGACGCGATGACGTTCACGTCCGCGCCTGCGGCGGCGTCGGTGCTGGAGACGGCCCGGCAGATGGGGCGGTACGAGGAGGTGCTCGCCGCGTTGCGGCGGGTGCTGGTGGTGTGCGTGGGGGCGATCGCGGCCGGGCCGCTGGTGGCGGTGGGGGTTCCGGTGGTGCAGCCGGGGCGGGCGCGGATGGGGGCGTTGGCTCGGGAGGTGGTGGTGGAGCTTCCGGCTCGGGCGGTTCGGGTTCCGGTGGAGGGGCGGGAGATCGAGCTGCGGGGGCAGGGGGTGCTGGTGGACGGGGAGTTGCGGCCGGTCGCGCCCGCGCCCATGGCGGTGCTGCGGGCGTTGGTGGAGGCGCGGGGGCGGGTGGTGTCGCGGAAGGAGTTGTTGGCGGCGTTGCCGGGGGGTGGGGAGGAGCACGCGGTGGAGACGGCGGTGGGGCGGTTGCGGACTGCGCTCGGGGATCCGGGGGTGGTGGCGACCGTGGTGAAGCGGGGGTACCGGTTGGCCGTCGAGCCGTCGCGGTTCGAGTGCGGTGGGGTGGCGGTGTGA
- a CDS encoding sensor histidine kinase has translation MSLRTVSLRRRVTVSSAAVLAVVVLGLVLLVDSQFEAQSRRDMDAVLQDKARAAQQFVKQRVRGAELVNRLENRGVRVLVELPSGLKFGQEPSGDVRREVTRNLADGSTVTLYADTSVLSAAQSRLRSVLVTGGLAAIGGAVVALVWVVRRALAPLDAMTTLARSIAAGRRGHRLNPSRVENELGRTAAAFDDMLDSLEGSEQRTKRFVADAAHELRTPIAGVQAVAEALVQSSSAEEREQFNLLLVREARRAGRLVDDLLQLARIDAGLELQVGAVDLLGLAEAEVARSRLLAPDLDVEAEGERVVVVADAERLAQVLVNLVDNARQATGREGVVRLRVWRAGDRAWLTVSDNGPGVPLLERERIFDRLVRLDESRDRRRGGSGLGLSIARGVVRAHGGELTCLAPQMGRPGATFRVVLPIGPEEGPGEKPVEADEKASEGTTVEAEGPEGGERD, from the coding sequence GTGAGCCTGCGCACGGTGTCGCTGCGGCGCCGGGTCACGGTGTCGTCGGCGGCGGTGCTGGCGGTGGTCGTGCTCGGGCTGGTGCTGCTGGTGGACTCGCAGTTCGAGGCGCAGTCGCGGCGGGACATGGACGCGGTGCTCCAGGACAAGGCGCGCGCGGCGCAGCAGTTCGTGAAGCAGCGGGTCCGGGGCGCGGAGCTGGTGAACCGGCTGGAGAACCGCGGCGTGCGGGTGCTGGTGGAGCTGCCGAGCGGGCTGAAGTTCGGGCAGGAGCCCAGCGGGGACGTGCGGCGGGAGGTGACCCGGAACCTCGCGGACGGGTCCACGGTGACGCTGTACGCGGACACGAGCGTGCTGTCGGCGGCGCAGTCGCGGCTGCGGAGCGTGCTGGTGACCGGGGGGCTCGCGGCCATCGGCGGGGCCGTGGTGGCGCTGGTGTGGGTGGTGCGCCGGGCGCTGGCGCCGCTGGACGCGATGACGACCCTGGCCCGCTCGATCGCGGCCGGGCGGCGCGGGCACCGGCTCAACCCGTCGCGGGTGGAGAACGAGCTGGGGCGCACGGCGGCGGCGTTCGACGACATGCTCGACTCGCTGGAGGGGTCGGAGCAGCGGACCAAGCGGTTCGTGGCGGACGCGGCGCACGAGCTGCGCACCCCGATCGCCGGGGTGCAGGCGGTCGCCGAGGCGCTGGTGCAGAGCTCGTCGGCGGAGGAGCGGGAGCAGTTCAACCTGCTGCTGGTCCGGGAGGCGCGGCGGGCCGGGCGGCTGGTGGACGACCTGCTGCAGCTGGCGCGGATAGACGCGGGGCTGGAGCTGCAGGTGGGGGCGGTGGACCTGCTGGGGCTGGCCGAGGCGGAGGTGGCGCGCAGCCGGTTGCTCGCGCCGGACCTGGACGTGGAGGCCGAGGGCGAGCGGGTCGTCGTGGTGGCGGACGCGGAGCGGTTGGCGCAGGTGCTGGTGAACCTGGTGGACAACGCGCGGCAGGCCACCGGGCGGGAGGGCGTGGTGCGGCTGCGGGTGTGGCGGGCCGGGGACCGGGCCTGGCTGACCGTGTCGGACAACGGGCCCGGCGTGCCGCTGCTGGAACGGGAGCGGATCTTCGACCGGCTGGTGCGGCTCGACGAGTCGCGCGATCGGCGGCGGGGCGGGTCGGGGTTGGGGTTGTCGATCGCGCGGGGTGTGGTGCGGGCGCACGGCGGCGAGCTGACCTGCCTGGCCCCGCAGATGGGGCGACCGGGGGCGACGTTCCGGGTGGTGCTGCCGATCGGGCCTGAGGAAGGGCCTGGGGAGAAGCCCGTTGAGGCGGACGAGAAGGCTTCCGAGGGGACGACCGTGGAGGCGGAGGGCCCCGAGGGCGGAGAGCGGGACTAG
- a CDS encoding response regulator transcription factor codes for MGAVPTAARVLVIEDAEAIGAAVGSALREQGYQVRVRPDGRDLEGELTRFRPDLVVLDVMLPGRDGFALLEVIRRGSGAGVVMLTARDGVQDRLRGLDRGADDYVTKPFVLAEVVARVSAVLRRLGRTPSTVQIGDLVVDADSAVVVRGNAQVELTATELRLLRYLAAQRGRVVGKTQILTAVWGYEDYDPNLVEVHVSALRRKLEEHGPRLLHTVRGLGYVLRAEDS; via the coding sequence ATGGGAGCTGTGCCAACTGCTGCCAGGGTGCTGGTGATCGAGGACGCGGAGGCTATCGGGGCCGCGGTGGGCTCGGCCCTGCGCGAGCAGGGCTACCAGGTGCGGGTCCGGCCCGACGGGCGTGACCTGGAAGGGGAGTTGACGAGATTTCGGCCTGACCTCGTCGTGCTGGACGTGATGCTCCCAGGGCGTGACGGGTTCGCGCTGCTGGAGGTGATCCGGCGGGGGAGCGGGGCCGGTGTGGTGATGCTCACGGCTCGGGACGGGGTGCAGGACCGGCTGCGCGGGCTGGACCGCGGGGCCGATGACTACGTGACGAAGCCGTTCGTGCTCGCCGAGGTGGTGGCGCGGGTCAGTGCGGTGCTGCGGAGGTTGGGGCGCACGCCGTCGACCGTGCAGATCGGGGATCTGGTCGTCGACGCGGACTCGGCTGTTGTCGTGCGCGGGAACGCGCAGGTCGAGCTGACGGCCACCGAGCTGCGGCTGCTGCGGTACCTGGCGGCGCAGCGGGGGCGGGTGGTCGGCAAGACGCAGATCCTCACCGCGGTGTGGGGGTACGAGGACTACGACCCGAACCTGGTCGAGGTGCACGTCAGCGCGTTGCGCCGGAAGCTGGAGGAGCACGGGCCCCGGCTGCTGCACACGGTCCGGGGACTGGGGTACGTGCTGCGCGCGGAGGACTCGTGA
- a CDS encoding CbiX/SirB N-terminal domain-containing protein: MVVEEIARLVRERGGVDVRVAYADVRQPDVTAVLREVRGPAVVVPAFLAAGYHVRVDVPAQVVASGHRDVVIAEPIGAAVVPAVVERLREAGWREGDPVVLGAAGSSDARALGEVRKVAEVLAQWVGGPVRVGYAATASPRIGEVVAEVRAAGAAGAAGAAAAGAAGAAGAAGGGSGGRVAVASWLLAPGVFHRGMRECGAEIVSEPIGAHERVVEAVLLRYYEGRRSRWAA, from the coding sequence GTGGTCGTCGAGGAGATCGCGCGGTTGGTTCGGGAGCGGGGTGGGGTCGACGTTCGGGTTGCCTACGCGGATGTGCGGCAGCCTGATGTGACTGCGGTGCTGCGGGAGGTTCGGGGGCCCGCGGTGGTGGTCCCTGCCTTTTTGGCGGCTGGGTATCACGTGCGGGTTGATGTGCCTGCGCAGGTTGTGGCGTCCGGGCATCGGGATGTGGTGATCGCCGAGCCGATCGGGGCGGCGGTGGTGCCTGCGGTGGTGGAGCGGTTGCGGGAAGCCGGGTGGAGGGAAGGGGACCCGGTGGTGCTCGGGGCGGCTGGGTCTTCGGATGCTCGGGCTTTGGGTGAGGTTCGGAAGGTTGCGGAGGTGCTGGCCCAGTGGGTTGGGGGGCCGGTTCGGGTTGGGTACGCGGCTACGGCTTCGCCTCGGATTGGGGAGGTGGTGGCTGAGGTTCGGGCTGCGGGGGCTGCGGGGGCTGCGGGGGCTGCTGCGGCTGGTGCGGCTGGTGCGGCTGGTGCGGCTGGTGGCGGGTCGGGTGGGCGGGTTGCGGTGGCGTCGTGGTTGTTGGCGCCTGGGGTTTTTCACCGGGGGATGCGGGAGTGCGGCGCCGAGATCGTGTCTGAGCCGATCGGTGCGCATGAGCGGGTGGTCGAGGCGGTTTTGCTGCGGTATTACGAGGGGCGTCGTTCGCGGTGGGCGGCTTGA
- the nirB gene encoding nitrite reductase large subunit NirB, with amino-acid sequence MTRTLLVVGHGMVGHRLVQAVRERDVDGAWRVVVLAEEPRAAYDRVALSSYVDTWDASGLALEPHDDAVELRLGESVTGVDRAAKRVRTSTGAELAYDALVLATGSSPFVPPVPGRDLPGCHVYRTIDDLDAIRATVDAARLRGAGQRGMGRRAGMVLGGGLLGLEAANALRGMGISPHVVELGPRLMPLQIDEGGGALLKRMVEKLGLTVHTGVSATAVTRDGDRLAATLSDGRELDLDVVVFSAGIRPRDELARAAGLDVGPRGGVVVDGGCRTSDPDVYAIGECALVGGVVYGLVAPGYAMAEVVADRLLGGAAEFPGADTSTKLKLLGVDVASFGDAHATSPGALEVVVNDAVAGTYAKVVVSDDARTLLGGVLVGDASKYPALRPLVGRPVPGDPVSLIGAAAAELALPADAQVCSCHAVTKQQVTDAITSGRAVDVPGIKACTKAGTGCGSCVPMLKKLLAECGVEQSRALCEHFPQSRAELFEIVRSTGVGTFSELVARYGSGRGCDLCKPAVASILASLENGHILGGEQVTLQDTNDRFLANIQRNGTYSVVPRIPGGEITPEKLIVIGEVARDYGLYTKITGGQRIDLFGATVDQLPLIWRRLVDAGFESGHAYGKSLRTVKSCVGSTWCRFGVQDSVGLAIELELRYRGLRSPHKFKSAVSGCARECAEARGKDFGVIATENGWNLYVGGNGGFTPRHADLLVSDVDTGMLIRIIDRFLMFYIRTADKLQRTAPWIESMEGGLDHLRDVVVHDSLGICADLEAAMAKHVDSYADEWRGVLDDPEKLARFTSFVNAPGAPDPTISFREERGQRVPVVLGIPEVAR; translated from the coding sequence ATGACGCGGACGCTTCTGGTCGTCGGTCACGGCATGGTCGGTCACCGCCTGGTCCAGGCGGTGCGGGAAAGGGACGTCGACGGGGCCTGGCGCGTGGTGGTCCTGGCCGAGGAGCCCAGGGCCGCGTACGACCGGGTCGCGCTCTCCAGCTACGTCGACACCTGGGACGCGAGCGGCCTCGCGCTGGAGCCGCACGACGACGCGGTGGAGCTGCGCCTCGGCGAGTCGGTCACCGGGGTCGACCGCGCCGCCAAGCGCGTGCGCACCTCCACCGGTGCCGAGCTGGCCTACGACGCGCTCGTGCTGGCCACCGGGTCCAGCCCGTTCGTGCCGCCCGTCCCCGGCCGGGACCTGCCCGGCTGCCACGTCTACCGCACCATCGACGACCTGGACGCGATCCGGGCGACCGTCGACGCGGCGCGCCTGCGCGGAGCCGGGCAGCGGGGCATGGGCCGCCGCGCGGGCATGGTCCTCGGCGGCGGGCTGCTCGGCCTGGAGGCCGCGAACGCCCTGCGCGGCATGGGGATCTCCCCGCACGTGGTCGAGCTGGGCCCGCGCCTGATGCCGCTGCAGATCGACGAGGGCGGCGGCGCGCTGCTCAAGCGCATGGTGGAGAAGCTCGGCCTGACCGTCCACACGGGAGTCTCGGCCACCGCCGTCACCCGCGACGGCGACCGGCTCGCCGCCACCCTGTCCGACGGCCGCGAGCTGGACCTGGACGTCGTGGTGTTCTCGGCGGGCATCCGGCCCCGCGACGAGCTGGCCCGCGCGGCCGGGCTCGACGTCGGACCGCGCGGCGGCGTCGTCGTGGACGGCGGCTGCCGCACCTCCGACCCGGACGTCTACGCCATCGGCGAGTGCGCGCTCGTCGGCGGCGTGGTGTACGGGCTGGTCGCCCCCGGCTACGCCATGGCGGAGGTGGTCGCGGACCGGCTCCTCGGCGGCGCGGCCGAGTTCCCCGGCGCGGACACCTCCACCAAGCTCAAGCTCCTCGGCGTCGACGTCGCCTCGTTCGGCGACGCGCACGCCACCTCGCCCGGCGCGCTGGAGGTCGTGGTCAACGACGCCGTCGCCGGGACCTACGCCAAGGTCGTCGTGTCCGACGACGCCAGGACCCTCCTCGGCGGCGTGCTCGTCGGCGACGCCTCCAAGTACCCGGCGCTGCGCCCGCTCGTCGGCCGCCCGGTGCCCGGCGACCCGGTGTCCCTCATCGGCGCGGCGGCGGCCGAGCTGGCGCTGCCCGCCGACGCGCAGGTGTGCTCCTGCCACGCGGTCACCAAGCAGCAGGTCACCGACGCGATCACCAGCGGGCGGGCCGTGGACGTGCCGGGCATCAAGGCGTGCACCAAGGCGGGCACCGGGTGCGGGTCGTGCGTGCCGATGCTGAAGAAGCTGCTGGCGGAGTGCGGGGTCGAGCAGTCCCGCGCGCTGTGCGAGCACTTCCCGCAGTCCCGCGCCGAGCTGTTCGAGATCGTCCGCTCCACGGGTGTCGGCACGTTCAGCGAGCTGGTCGCCCGGTACGGCAGCGGGCGGGGGTGCGACCTGTGCAAGCCCGCGGTGGCGTCGATCCTGGCGTCGCTGGAGAACGGGCACATCCTGGGCGGCGAGCAGGTCACGCTCCAGGACACCAACGACCGGTTCCTGGCCAACATCCAGCGCAACGGCACCTACTCGGTGGTGCCGCGCATCCCCGGCGGCGAGATCACGCCGGAGAAGCTGATCGTGATCGGCGAGGTGGCCCGCGACTACGGGCTCTACACGAAGATCACCGGCGGGCAGCGGATCGACCTGTTCGGGGCGACCGTGGACCAGCTGCCGCTCATCTGGCGGCGGCTGGTGGACGCCGGGTTCGAGTCCGGGCACGCCTACGGCAAGTCGCTGCGCACGGTGAAGTCGTGCGTCGGGTCGACGTGGTGCCGCTTCGGCGTGCAGGACTCGGTGGGGCTCGCCATCGAGCTGGAGCTGCGCTACCGGGGGCTGCGGTCGCCGCACAAGTTCAAGTCGGCGGTGTCCGGGTGCGCGCGCGAGTGCGCGGAGGCGCGCGGCAAGGACTTCGGGGTCATCGCGACGGAGAACGGGTGGAACCTGTACGTCGGCGGCAACGGCGGGTTCACGCCCCGGCACGCTGATCTTCTGGTGTCCGACGTGGACACCGGGATGCTGATCAGGATCATCGACCGGTTCCTGATGTTCTACATCCGCACGGCCGACAAGCTGCAGCGCACCGCGCCGTGGATCGAGTCCATGGAGGGCGGGCTCGACCACCTGCGCGACGTGGTCGTGCACGACAGCCTCGGCATCTGCGCGGACCTGGAAGCGGCGATGGCCAAGCACGTCGACTCCTACGCCGACGAGTGGCGGGGAGTGCTGGACGACCCGGAGAAGCTGGCGCGGTTCACGTCGTTCGTGAACGCGCCGGGAGCGCCGGACCCCACGATCTCCTTCCGCGAGGAGCGGGGCCAGCGCGTGCCGGTCGTGCTCGGAATCCCGGAGGTGGCCCGATGA